Proteins encoded by one window of Halorubrum ruber:
- a CDS encoding ABC transporter ATP-binding protein, with amino-acid sequence MTILTVDDIDTYYGNSHVLHGVSLEIDEGEVVTLLGRNGAGKTTTMRSIVGASPPRSGSITYRGEEIAGLSSDEINERGISLVPEDRRVFPTLTVQENLRLAHNLASDPRPVEEMYELFPALDDLRGSNGRNLSGGEQQMVSVARALVQAPDVLLLDEPTEGLAPVIVDDLREIVQTVVDQNVTVLLTEQNVEFAFDLAERGYIMDTGEIVFDGTVAEIRDREDLLETYLSVGTADA; translated from the coding sequence ATGACGATACTCACGGTCGACGATATCGACACGTACTACGGGAACAGCCACGTGCTCCACGGGGTCTCACTGGAGATCGACGAGGGCGAAGTGGTGACGCTGCTCGGGCGCAACGGCGCCGGGAAGACGACGACGATGCGCTCGATCGTCGGCGCGTCGCCGCCGCGCTCGGGGTCGATCACGTACCGCGGCGAGGAGATAGCGGGGTTGTCGTCGGACGAGATCAACGAGCGCGGGATCTCGCTCGTGCCGGAGGACCGCCGGGTGTTCCCCACGCTGACCGTTCAGGAGAACCTCCGGCTGGCGCACAACTTGGCGAGCGACCCGCGGCCGGTCGAGGAGATGTACGAGCTGTTCCCGGCGCTCGACGACCTCCGCGGCAGCAACGGGCGGAACCTCAGCGGCGGCGAACAGCAGATGGTGTCGGTCGCCCGCGCGCTCGTCCAAGCGCCAGACGTGCTGCTGCTCGACGAGCCGACCGAGGGGCTCGCGCCGGTGATCGTCGACGACCTGCGAGAGATCGTCCAGACGGTCGTCGACCAGAACGTCACCGTCCTGCTGACCGAACAGAACGTCGAGTTCGCGTTCGACCTCGCCGAGCGGGGGTACATCATGGACACCGGCGAGATCGTCTTCGACGGCACCGTCGCGGAGATCCGGGACCGCGAGGACCTCCTCGAGACGTACCTCTCCGTGGGGACCGCCGATGCCTGA
- a CDS encoding ABC transporter ATP-binding protein gives MTTVLKTEDLRKQFGQLTAVDDVSIEIDDDKITSIIGPNGAGKTTFYNLLTGVLEPTSGSIWLRSGDGDDLADVTDAEPHEVAQAGLSRSYQITNIFEGLTVRENVRVARISHDGSRLDFRSRATGDESVEADVEELLELTGLTDIADTPCDTLSHGEKRTVEIALALAIEPNVFLMDEPTAGMNPTEVTEIVSLIRELDEDLDATFVVTEHNMDVVTDISDRIVVLAEGSILADGAPEDVLTDERVTEAYLGSDSV, from the coding sequence GTGACGACCGTCCTCAAGACCGAAGACCTCCGCAAACAGTTCGGCCAACTGACCGCCGTCGACGACGTCTCCATCGAGATCGACGACGACAAGATCACCAGCATCATCGGCCCGAACGGGGCCGGAAAAACGACGTTCTACAACCTGCTGACGGGCGTGCTCGAACCCACGTCGGGGTCGATCTGGCTCCGGAGCGGGGACGGGGACGACCTCGCCGACGTCACCGACGCGGAGCCGCACGAGGTGGCGCAGGCTGGGCTCTCGCGCTCGTACCAGATAACGAATATCTTCGAGGGGCTCACCGTCCGCGAGAACGTGCGGGTCGCCCGGATCAGCCACGATGGCTCCCGGCTCGACTTCCGCTCGCGGGCGACCGGCGACGAGTCGGTCGAGGCCGACGTCGAAGAGCTGTTGGAGCTCACCGGGCTCACCGACATCGCGGACACGCCCTGCGACACGCTGAGCCACGGCGAGAAGCGGACCGTCGAGATCGCCTTAGCGCTCGCCATCGAGCCGAACGTGTTCCTGATGGACGAACCGACCGCGGGGATGAACCCGACGGAGGTCACGGAGATCGTCTCGCTGATCCGCGAGCTCGACGAGGACTTAGACGCCACGTTCGTCGTGACGGAACACAACATGGACGTCGTCACCGATATCTCCGACCGGATCGTCGTACTCGCCGAGGGGTCGATCCTCGCGGACGGGGCGCCGGAGGACGTGCTCACGGACGAACGGGTGACCGAGGCGTACTTAGGGAGTGATAGCGTATGA
- a CDS encoding branched-chain amino acid ABC transporter permease produces the protein MSATDTGGRVSRFGSAVAEGWTRERFGLLGAVALVLIALAPPFQVYLFTDFLVVALFALGFNLLYGYTGLLSFGHGLFYAGGAYGIAIVLRDLGPVIADIVGAGISPLVTFVLGGVVGLVLVVLVAVPVGWLSVRLEEIYFALITLAFGMLGYSLIIQDPAGLTNGTDGVIVLLGTVDLGGFSLRIGGRRIYYAISAVTVVAATYGVWRVVNSPFGTVCKAIRESPDRAAALGIDVGHHRWMTFIVSAAVVGIAGVLRAGLASVASPGLTHWSTSAIAVIATVIGGATYFYGPIVGAFIFLYIRWAISRFPALEAYWELFFGALLIAVVLFFKQGAVGGLLLLRDRLFGDGDGDGGGGGGGGALNGGQASTAADDGAESGDDNARADRGDNS, from the coding sequence ATGAGCGCGACCGACACGGGCGGCCGGGTCAGCCGGTTCGGCTCGGCGGTCGCCGAGGGGTGGACCCGCGAGCGGTTCGGCCTTCTCGGGGCCGTCGCGCTGGTGCTTATCGCCCTCGCGCCGCCGTTCCAGGTGTACCTGTTCACCGACTTCCTCGTCGTCGCGCTGTTCGCGCTCGGCTTCAACCTGCTGTACGGCTACACGGGCCTGCTCTCGTTCGGTCACGGCCTGTTCTACGCGGGCGGCGCGTACGGGATCGCGATCGTGTTGCGAGACCTCGGCCCGGTGATCGCCGACATCGTCGGCGCCGGGATCTCGCCGCTCGTCACGTTCGTCCTCGGCGGCGTCGTCGGCCTCGTGCTCGTCGTTCTCGTGGCCGTGCCCGTCGGGTGGCTCAGCGTCCGGTTAGAGGAGATCTACTTCGCGCTGATCACCCTCGCGTTCGGGATGTTGGGCTACTCGCTCATCATTCAGGACCCGGCGGGGCTGACGAACGGGACCGACGGGGTAATCGTCCTGCTCGGGACCGTCGACCTCGGCGGCTTCAGCCTCCGGATCGGCGGCCGTCGGATCTACTACGCCATTTCGGCCGTCACCGTGGTCGCGGCGACGTACGGGGTGTGGCGCGTCGTCAATTCGCCGTTCGGGACTGTCTGTAAGGCGATCCGCGAGAGTCCCGACCGCGCGGCCGCGCTCGGGATCGACGTCGGCCACCACCGCTGGATGACGTTCATCGTCTCGGCGGCGGTCGTCGGAATCGCCGGCGTGTTGCGCGCGGGGCTCGCGAGCGTCGCGTCGCCCGGGCTCACGCACTGGTCGACGAGCGCGATCGCCGTCATCGCGACCGTGATCGGCGGCGCGACCTACTTCTACGGTCCGATCGTCGGAGCGTTCATCTTCCTGTACATCCGGTGGGCGATCAGCCGCTTCCCGGCGCTCGAAGCGTACTGGGAGCTGTTCTTCGGCGCGCTGCTCATCGCCGTCGTGCTGTTCTTCAAGCAGGGCGCCGTCGGCGGCCTCCTGCTGCTCCGCGACCGACTGTTCGGAGACGGCGACGGCGACGGCGGCGGCGGCGGGGGTGGCGGCGCCCTCAACGGCGGGCAGGCGTCGACTGCGGCGGACGACGGAGCCGAATCGGGCGACGACAACGCGCGCGCTGACAGAGGTGATAACTCGTGA
- a CDS encoding branched-chain amino acid ABC transporter permease, which produces MSLTSLVPLIGIADVVIGLSLGSRLFLIAVGLSLIFGVLGVLNFAHGGFYMLGAYVTLAVVSNVVDNFWIAVVVGALAVGVVGAAIEFSAIRRLYNRVDSDLDQLIVTFGFVLVIHEAVRFIWGSGSYSIDPPDVFNFSVTLGGSTFNAYRLVVIGLAVGVLVALWLFITRTYFGSLVRGTSSDREMAAMLGVDVPRLYTGVFFLGSVLAGLGGALSAPLQATSPALGDQVIIDAFIVVVIGGLGSMSGAFVGAMLIGMMQSLGPQFISAGSIAIPFLAMVIVLLIRPEGLFGGIGE; this is translated from the coding sequence ATGAGTCTCACATCACTCGTTCCACTGATCGGTATCGCCGACGTCGTCATCGGGCTGAGCCTCGGGAGTCGGCTCTTCCTGATCGCCGTCGGTCTGAGCCTCATCTTCGGCGTGCTCGGCGTGCTCAACTTCGCGCACGGCGGGTTCTACATGCTCGGCGCGTACGTCACGCTCGCCGTCGTCTCGAACGTCGTCGACAACTTCTGGATCGCCGTCGTGGTCGGCGCGCTCGCCGTCGGCGTCGTCGGCGCCGCGATCGAGTTCTCGGCGATCCGCCGGCTGTACAACCGAGTCGACTCGGACCTCGACCAGCTCATCGTCACGTTCGGGTTCGTGCTCGTGATCCACGAGGCGGTCCGGTTCATCTGGGGGTCGGGGTCGTACTCGATCGACCCGCCGGACGTGTTCAACTTCTCCGTGACGCTCGGCGGGAGCACGTTCAACGCGTACCGGCTGGTCGTCATCGGTCTGGCCGTCGGGGTGCTCGTCGCGCTGTGGCTGTTCATCACGCGGACGTACTTCGGCTCGCTGGTCCGGGGGACCTCCTCTGACCGCGAGATGGCGGCCATGCTCGGCGTCGACGTGCCCCGGCTCTACACCGGGGTCTTCTTCCTCGGGAGCGTGTTGGCCGGGCTCGGCGGCGCGCTGTCGGCGCCGCTCCAGGCGACCAGCCCGGCGCTCGGCGACCAGGTGATCATCGACGCGTTCATCGTCGTGGTTATCGGCGGACTCGGCTCCATGAGCGGCGCCTTCGTCGGCGCGATGCTCATCGGCATGATGCAGAGCCTCGGCCCGCAGTTCATCAGCGCCGGCAGCATCGCGATCCCCTTCCTCGCGATGGTGATCGTGTTGCTGATCCGTCCCGAGGGCCTGTTCGGGGGGATCGGCGAATGA
- a CDS encoding ABC transporter substrate-binding protein: MVTEDSDTENKYKQADAAETSPGGRSPVGRRRFLQAAGAGAAVGLAGCSGGGGGDGGPVTLGAANILSGFASLYGEEAERGIDFAVSEINDNGGIDGRDVEVLVRDTEASADTAIQQIRSLVQEDNVDGLFGLDSSGVAQAVAPQISQLQMPFMITHAATPFVTSPQGEHEDSVGNEYVFRDSNSLAQDIYGAARVAENLDATEWATIGPDYAFGYETWDYFQAYCDGLGVEAEFTAEQFPALATSDYTPFISSILDADPDAVLTPLWGADLTTFIGQAESAGWFDQIDHTLFSVGMGTDLPSDGSPLPEGEYASTRYDPFVPDTEANNSFREAYYEEYESLPTYNAEGAYRAVHLYKEAIESAGGTDPSALVDEFTGMEHSGPVGDYQFSETNQATVASIWGTVTYDDEWESNVLDPVNRYEAGPDVLSEALGDSDLPAGI; this comes from the coding sequence ATGGTAACCGAAGACAGCGATACCGAAAACAAGTATAAACAGGCCGACGCCGCTGAGACGAGTCCGGGAGGCCGGTCACCGGTCGGACGGCGGCGGTTCCTTCAGGCCGCCGGCGCGGGGGCGGCCGTCGGGCTCGCCGGCTGTTCCGGCGGGGGCGGCGGCGACGGCGGGCCCGTAACGCTCGGCGCCGCGAACATCCTCTCCGGGTTCGCGTCGCTGTACGGCGAGGAGGCCGAACGCGGAATCGACTTCGCGGTGTCAGAGATCAACGACAACGGCGGTATCGACGGGCGGGACGTCGAGGTGCTCGTCCGCGACACCGAGGCGAGTGCCGACACGGCGATCCAGCAGATCCGCAGCCTCGTCCAGGAGGACAACGTCGACGGGCTGTTCGGGCTCGACTCCAGCGGCGTCGCCCAGGCCGTCGCGCCGCAGATCTCGCAGCTCCAGATGCCGTTCATGATCACGCACGCGGCGACCCCGTTCGTCACCTCGCCGCAGGGCGAACACGAGGACTCCGTCGGGAACGAGTACGTGTTCCGCGACTCCAACAGCCTCGCACAGGACATCTACGGGGCCGCGCGGGTCGCCGAGAATCTCGACGCGACCGAGTGGGCCACCATCGGCCCGGACTACGCGTTCGGGTACGAGACGTGGGACTACTTCCAGGCGTACTGCGACGGGCTCGGCGTCGAGGCCGAGTTCACGGCCGAGCAGTTCCCGGCACTGGCGACCAGCGACTACACGCCCTTTATCAGCTCCATCCTCGACGCCGACCCGGACGCGGTGCTCACGCCGCTGTGGGGCGCCGACCTCACGACGTTCATCGGACAGGCCGAGAGCGCGGGCTGGTTCGACCAGATCGACCACACGCTGTTCAGCGTCGGGATGGGGACGGACCTCCCGAGCGACGGCAGCCCGCTTCCGGAGGGGGAGTACGCCTCCACGCGGTACGATCCGTTCGTCCCCGACACCGAGGCGAACAACTCGTTCCGCGAGGCGTACTACGAGGAGTACGAGTCGCTCCCGACGTACAACGCAGAGGGCGCGTATCGGGCGGTCCACCTGTACAAGGAGGCGATCGAGTCCGCCGGAGGGACGGACCCCAGTGCACTCGTCGACGAGTTCACCGGTATGGAGCACTCGGGCCCCGTCGGCGACTACCAGTTCAGCGAGACGAACCAGGCGACGGTCGCGTCCATCTGGGGCACCGTCACGTACGACGACGAGTGGGAGAGCAACGTGCTCGACCCCGTGAATCGGTACGAGGCGGGTCCCGACGTGCTGTCGGAGGCGCTCGGCGACTCTGACCTCCCGGCGGGTATCTAA
- a CDS encoding NAD-dependent succinate-semialdehyde dehydrogenase: MNVVNPATGAQIETYNEHDADDVEAALGRSVRAFEDWRTRPLRDRERLLANAADVLRENKRRYAETMTREMGKPISQAVGEVEKCAWVCDHYAEHAGAYLEADHHPSPPGSTVKTEHEPLGPVLAVMPWNFPFWQVFRFAAPYLTAGNVGLLKHASNVPGCALAIEEVFREAGYPEDVFQTLLIPSDLVDDLLTDDRVRAATLTGSGPAGRAVAASAGDQLKKTVLELGGSDPFVVLDDADVAAAAETGAWARNLNGGQSCIAAKRFVVHTDVYDEFLDALVDEVDALVVGDPTDEATDVGPQAREDLMESLHEQVTASVDAGATVVTGGEPLDRAGAFYPPTVLTDVPEGCPVDTEETFGPVATVYEVDDEEAAIETANDTEFGLGASVWTEDRDRGERVASRIDAGCVYVNQLVKSDPRVPFGGVKDSGYGRELSEAGIKEFVNRKTVWVE; encoded by the coding sequence ATGAACGTGGTAAACCCGGCGACCGGAGCGCAGATCGAAACGTACAACGAACACGACGCGGACGACGTCGAGGCGGCGTTAGGCCGGTCGGTTCGAGCGTTCGAGGACTGGCGGACGCGCCCGCTCCGGGACCGCGAGCGGCTGCTCGCGAACGCGGCGGACGTGCTCAGAGAGAACAAGCGGCGGTACGCCGAGACGATGACGCGGGAGATGGGGAAGCCGATCTCGCAGGCGGTCGGCGAGGTCGAGAAGTGCGCGTGGGTCTGCGACCACTACGCGGAACACGCGGGCGCGTACCTCGAAGCCGACCACCACCCGAGCCCGCCGGGCTCGACGGTCAAGACCGAACACGAGCCGCTCGGCCCCGTCCTCGCGGTGATGCCGTGGAACTTCCCGTTCTGGCAGGTGTTCCGCTTCGCCGCGCCGTACCTCACGGCCGGGAACGTCGGGCTCCTCAAGCACGCGTCGAACGTGCCCGGCTGCGCGCTCGCGATCGAGGAGGTGTTCCGCGAGGCCGGCTACCCCGAGGACGTCTTCCAGACGCTTCTGATCCCCTCGGACCTCGTCGACGACCTCCTAACGGACGACCGCGTCCGGGCCGCGACGCTGACCGGGAGCGGGCCGGCCGGGCGCGCGGTCGCTGCGAGCGCCGGCGACCAGCTCAAGAAGACCGTCCTCGAACTCGGCGGGAGCGACCCGTTCGTCGTCCTCGACGACGCCGACGTCGCGGCCGCGGCCGAGACGGGCGCGTGGGCGCGGAACCTGAACGGGGGCCAGTCGTGCATCGCCGCGAAGCGCTTCGTCGTCCACACGGACGTGTACGACGAGTTCCTCGACGCGCTCGTCGACGAGGTCGACGCGCTCGTCGTCGGCGACCCGACCGACGAGGCGACCGACGTCGGGCCGCAGGCGCGGGAGGACCTCATGGAGTCGCTCCACGAGCAGGTGACCGCGAGCGTCGACGCCGGCGCGACGGTCGTGACCGGCGGAGAGCCGCTCGACCGAGCGGGGGCGTTCTACCCGCCGACCGTCCTGACCGACGTCCCCGAGGGGTGCCCCGTCGACACCGAGGAGACGTTCGGGCCGGTGGCCACGGTGTACGAGGTCGACGACGAGGAGGCGGCGATCGAGACGGCCAACGACACCGAGTTCGGGCTCGGCGCGAGCGTCTGGACCGAGGACCGCGACCGCGGCGAGCGCGTGGCGAGCCGCATCGACGCGGGCTGCGTGTACGTGAACCAGCTGGTGAAGTCCGACCCGCGGGTCCCCTTCGGCGGCGTCAAGGACTCGGGCTACGGTCGGGAGCTCTCCGAGGCCGGGATCAAGGAGTTCGTCAACCGCAAGACCGTCTGGGTCGAGTGA
- the gpmI gene encoding 2,3-bisphosphoglycerate-independent phosphoglycerate mutase, with product METALVILDGWGLGDHDRRDAVKAADTPTFDAATARGADGRLVVHGRRVGLPEGQMGNSEVGHLNIGAGRVVKQAYTRITDALAEGSLSDNDAIADALDHAKSTGGRVHFMGLVSDGGVHSDVEHLLALIDAAADAGVPATSHAFTDGRDTAPEIADEFLADVTAKADERGTGHVATVTGRYHAMDRDENWERTRKAYDAIVEREAPHEAESAVAAAREAHARGETDEFVEPTLVADEPAIDDADEQSSSSHRGKLDDGDAVIFFNFRADRARQLVRMLTGTRPEWGFDLDQPEIRMTTMTEYDETFEFPVAFPPEIPANTIGEVVADAGGTQLRIAESEKYPHVTYFLNGGREVEFPGEIRTIVESPDVPTYDLQPEMSAPEVTDEAVETIASDDPDLLVLNYANPDMVGHTGDFDAAVEAVEAVDAQLDRLLDAIADAGAHAVVTADHGNADDMGTVEDPHTAHTYNPVPFVYLTPDGDDGGRRVREGGSLCDIAPTLLDLMDRDRPAEMTGESLLENKR from the coding sequence ATGGAGACGGCACTCGTCATCCTCGACGGCTGGGGGCTCGGCGACCACGACCGCCGCGACGCCGTGAAGGCGGCCGACACGCCGACGTTCGATGCGGCGACGGCGCGCGGGGCGGACGGCCGCCTCGTCGTCCACGGGCGGCGCGTGGGGCTCCCCGAGGGACAGATGGGCAACTCCGAGGTCGGCCACCTCAACATCGGCGCGGGGCGGGTGGTGAAGCAGGCGTACACGCGGATCACGGACGCGCTCGCCGAGGGGTCGCTCTCGGACAACGACGCGATCGCGGACGCGCTCGACCACGCGAAATCGACCGGCGGCCGGGTCCACTTCATGGGGCTCGTCTCGGACGGCGGCGTCCACTCCGACGTCGAGCACCTGCTCGCGCTGATCGACGCCGCGGCCGACGCGGGCGTGCCCGCGACGAGTCACGCGTTCACCGACGGGCGCGACACGGCCCCGGAGATCGCCGACGAGTTCCTGGCCGACGTGACCGCGAAGGCCGACGAGCGCGGGACCGGCCACGTCGCGACCGTGACCGGCCGCTACCACGCGATGGACCGGGACGAGAACTGGGAGCGGACGCGGAAGGCGTACGACGCGATCGTCGAGCGCGAGGCCCCGCACGAGGCCGAGAGCGCGGTCGCGGCCGCCCGCGAGGCCCACGCCCGCGGCGAGACGGACGAGTTCGTCGAGCCGACGCTCGTCGCGGACGAGCCCGCGATCGATGACGCCGATGAGCAGAGCTCATCGAGCCACCGAGGCAAGCTCGATGACGGCGACGCCGTGATCTTCTTCAATTTCCGCGCGGACCGCGCCCGGCAGCTGGTCCGGATGCTCACCGGGACCCGACCGGAGTGGGGGTTCGACCTCGATCAGCCCGAGATCCGCATGACGACGATGACCGAGTACGACGAGACGTTCGAGTTCCCGGTCGCGTTCCCGCCGGAGATCCCCGCGAACACGATCGGCGAGGTCGTCGCGGACGCCGGCGGCACGCAGCTCCGGATCGCGGAGTCCGAGAAGTACCCGCACGTCACCTACTTCCTCAACGGCGGCCGCGAGGTGGAGTTCCCGGGCGAGATCCGGACCATCGTGGAGAGCCCGGACGTGCCGACCTACGACCTCCAGCCGGAGATGTCCGCGCCCGAGGTGACCGACGAGGCCGTCGAGACGATCGCCTCGGACGACCCCGACCTGCTCGTGTTGAACTACGCGAACCCGGACATGGTGGGCCACACCGGTGACTTCGACGCGGCCGTCGAGGCCGTCGAGGCCGTCGACGCCCAACTGGACCGCCTGCTCGACGCGATCGCCGACGCCGGCGCGCACGCGGTCGTCACCGCCGACCACGGCAACGCCGACGACATGGGCACCGTCGAGGATCCCCACACCGCCCACACGTACAACCCGGTCCCGTTCGTCTACCTGACGCCCGACGGCGACGACGGCGGACGCAGGGTCCGCGAGGGCGGGTCGCTGTGCGACATCGCCCCGACCCTGCTCGACCTGATGGACCGCGACCGGCCGGCGGAGATGACCGGCGAGAGCCTGCTCGAAAATAAACGATAA
- a CDS encoding thiolase family protein translates to MTDETTPVIAAAYRTPQGKEGGVYEDVRSEDLSTTLIDHALAETGLTSDHVDDLMWGVAQQRTEQDNNVARVIALLSDLGESVPATSINRWCASSMQAVISASDAIAAGNRDCIIAGGVENMSRVPMDGDSYEHLHPELSEQYNIFQLQMGMTAEKVAEEYDVSREAQDEYAARSHQRAAEATESGRFDDEIVPVETDEGLVEEDEGIRPDTTAEKLADLPPAFTGDGTVTAGNSSQISDGASLTVVTSKAFAEEHGLDVLAEVGTNNVAGVDPTVMGIGPVPATRGLLERAGTDIDDYDLVELNEAFASQCEYSRRELGIDEDSYNVNGGAIALGHPLGASGARLPVTLLHEMQKQDAERGLATLCVGFGQGAAIEFLR, encoded by the coding sequence ATGACAGACGAGACCACGCCGGTGATCGCGGCCGCCTACCGAACGCCGCAGGGGAAAGAGGGCGGCGTCTACGAAGATGTCCGCAGCGAGGACCTCTCGACGACGCTCATCGACCACGCGCTCGCGGAGACGGGGCTGACTAGCGACCACGTCGACGACCTGATGTGGGGCGTCGCCCAGCAGCGCACCGAGCAGGACAACAACGTCGCGCGCGTCATCGCGCTGCTCTCGGACCTGGGCGAGTCGGTTCCCGCCACCTCGATCAACCGGTGGTGCGCCTCCTCGATGCAAGCGGTCATCTCGGCGTCCGACGCGATCGCCGCGGGCAACCGCGACTGTATCATCGCCGGCGGCGTCGAGAACATGAGCCGCGTCCCGATGGACGGCGACTCCTACGAGCACCTCCATCCCGAGCTCTCCGAGCAGTACAACATCTTCCAGCTACAGATGGGGATGACCGCCGAGAAGGTGGCCGAGGAGTACGACGTGAGCCGCGAGGCGCAAGACGAGTACGCGGCCCGGAGCCACCAGCGCGCCGCCGAGGCGACGGAGTCCGGCCGGTTCGACGACGAGATCGTCCCCGTCGAGACCGACGAGGGACTGGTCGAGGAAGACGAGGGGATCCGCCCTGACACGACCGCCGAGAAGCTCGCCGACCTCCCGCCCGCGTTCACGGGCGACGGCACCGTCACTGCGGGGAACTCCTCGCAGATCTCCGACGGCGCGTCGCTGACGGTCGTCACCAGTAAGGCGTTCGCCGAGGAGCACGGCCTCGACGTGCTCGCGGAGGTCGGCACGAACAACGTCGCCGGCGTCGACCCGACCGTGATGGGGATCGGCCCGGTGCCCGCCACCCGCGGGCTCCTCGAACGCGCCGGAACCGACATCGACGACTACGACCTCGTCGAACTGAACGAGGCGTTCGCCTCCCAGTGTGAGTACTCGCGCCGCGAGCTCGGTATCGACGAAGACAGCTACAACGTTAACGGCGGCGCCATCGCGCTCGGGCACCCGCTCGGCGCCTCGGGCGCGCGGCTCCCCGTCACGCTGCTCCACGAGATGCAAAAGCAGGACGCCGAACGCGGCCTCGCGACGCTCTGCGTCGGCTTCGGGCAGGGCGCCGCGATCGAGTTCCTTCGGTAG
- the thiL gene encoding thiamine-phosphate kinase, with protein MNERDALRAIAADLPAAGDDAAVVDGTVITTDMLHERTDFPPGTTRYTAGWRAVGASLSDVAAMGAAARAAVAVYADEVFDPDELDAFVAGAVDVCEAVDAEYVGGDLDEHVEFTTATTAIGDVTDAGPVTRGGARPGDALCVTGEWGRSAAALRLFKKNSDEAVERANELFRFTPRVADGLALVGAATAMMDSSDGLARSCHQLAEASGVGIEVERDAVPVHPAVEELAEGSAERFELAAHFGEDFELLCAVPEAEVDAVEAACPSGLTRIGTVTEAPEEGAPRVLADGDPLPDRGFTHGDK; from the coding sequence GTGAACGAGCGCGACGCCCTCCGAGCCATCGCCGCCGACCTCCCAGCCGCGGGCGACGACGCCGCCGTCGTCGACGGGACGGTCATCACAACGGACATGCTCCACGAGCGGACCGACTTCCCGCCCGGGACGACCCGGTACACTGCCGGCTGGCGCGCGGTGGGCGCGTCGCTCTCGGACGTGGCCGCGATGGGCGCGGCTGCCCGGGCCGCGGTCGCCGTCTACGCCGACGAGGTGTTCGACCCGGACGAGCTCGACGCGTTCGTCGCGGGCGCGGTCGACGTCTGCGAGGCCGTCGACGCCGAGTACGTCGGCGGCGACCTCGACGAGCACGTCGAGTTCACGACGGCGACCACCGCGATCGGGGACGTGACCGACGCAGGTCCCGTCACCAGAGGCGGGGCGCGGCCGGGCGACGCGCTCTGCGTCACCGGCGAGTGGGGGCGTTCGGCGGCGGCGCTCCGGCTATTTAAAAAGAACTCGGACGAGGCGGTCGAGCGCGCCAACGAGCTGTTCCGGTTCACGCCGCGGGTGGCCGACGGGCTGGCGCTCGTGGGCGCGGCGACCGCGATGATGGACTCCTCGGACGGGCTGGCGCGCTCGTGTCACCAGCTCGCCGAGGCGAGCGGGGTCGGGATCGAGGTGGAGCGGGACGCGGTTCCGGTCCATCCCGCGGTCGAGGAGCTCGCGGAGGGGTCGGCGGAGCGGTTCGAGCTCGCGGCGCACTTCGGCGAGGACTTCGAGCTGCTGTGTGCGGTGCCGGAAGCGGAGGTTGATGCGGTCGAAGCGGCGTGTCCGTCTGGCCTGACTCGGATCGGGACGGTAACCGAGGCGCCCGAAGAGGGAGCCCCGCGCGTCCTCGCCGACGGCGACCCCCTGCCCGACCGCGGATTCACGCACGGAGACAAGTAA